The genomic interval CGGCTGTCGCTCAACGTCGTATCGTCCTGGTGGGCGACAGAGGCGCGGAAGTATGGCGTCCGGTTCGACGAGCACGACAGGCGCTATGAGCGCACAGGAGAGTGGCTGACGGTGGTGAACGGCATGTGGACCGAGCCGGTCTTCTCTTTCTCGGGCGAGTTCTATTCGGTCGAGGAGGCGATCCTCGAGCCGAAGCCGCTCCAGCGGCCGCGCCCCACGTTGTACGCCGGCGGCGAGTCTCCAGCGGGGAAGGCCCTGATCGCGGAGAAGTGTGATGCCTGGCTGACGCACGGTGATCCTCCGCACCTGATCGCGGACAAGGTGAACGACATGCGAGCGCGTCGAGAGGACCTGGGACTACCACCGATGGTGTTCGGTGCTGCTGGCTTCGCGGTCGTACGATCCACCGAGGACGAAGCTCGCCAGGAGGTGAGCAGAATCACAGATGTGCGCCAGAGCGCTCAGGGATATGCGAACTATCAGGACTGGATCGGCAACACCCAGCTCGAGCGTCGAGTGAGTCTCGAGGACTACTCGGTATCGAACCGTGGGCTGCGAAGCGGACTCGTGGGAACAGCTGAGCAGGTGGCCGAGCGCATCATGGAGTTCGA from Gemmatimonadota bacterium carries:
- a CDS encoding LLM class flavin-dependent oxidoreductase, which codes for MRFGYWLPVFGGWLRNVDDEGMEATWEYTSRLARRSEEIGFDLTLVAELNLNDIKGMDAPSLDAWSTAAALAAVTERLEIMVAVRPTFHEPALLAKQAANIDRISGGRLSLNVVSSWWATEARKYGVRFDEHDRRYERTGEWLTVVNGMWTEPVFSFSGEFYSVEEAILEPKPLQRPRPTLYAGGESPAGKALIAEKCDAWLTHGDPPHLIADKVNDMRARREDLGLPPMVFGAAGFAVVRSTEDEARQEVSRITDVRQSAQGYANYQDWIGNTQLERRVSLEDYSVSNRGLRSGLVGTAEQVAERIMEFEAAGLDLLLLQFSPQHEEMERFAEEVIPLVNGVTAGP